A single genomic interval of Syntrophobotulus glycolicus DSM 8271 harbors:
- a CDS encoding MerR family transcriptional regulator, with translation MTIKELEEKSGITRANIRFYEKEGLLNPDRGKNSYREYSSEDLKALNRIIILRKLDIPVAEIKEIFEGAVSLEEAVKKQRDVLSRKIESLQGALDICEQITKEHVDIQGFDESRYLEMIEQKEKQGRFFKDIAKDYLSFELLIFGNMWKYVFFHNFNGAKERYGIKFALIIVLIMCAVRGIAKQFIWHSGTFLEGFLYPFVLFAIGSAILLPIYILSKTHPKIASILEKTLLTICITILAAVFVLLIVLILNFWLHFLF, from the coding sequence ATGACGATTAAAGAATTGGAAGAAAAATCCGGAATCACAAGGGCCAATATACGTTTTTATGAGAAAGAAGGTCTCTTAAATCCTGATAGAGGCAAAAACAGCTATCGTGAGTATAGTTCGGAAGACTTAAAAGCCCTGAACCGCATCATTATCCTGCGTAAATTAGATATCCCGGTAGCGGAGATCAAAGAGATTTTTGAAGGAGCGGTTTCTCTGGAAGAAGCCGTTAAAAAACAGAGAGACGTATTGAGCAGGAAAATTGAATCCCTGCAGGGAGCTCTCGATATCTGTGAGCAGATAACAAAAGAACACGTTGATATCCAAGGGTTTGATGAGTCTCGCTATCTGGAGATGATTGAGCAAAAAGAAAAACAGGGACGGTTCTTTAAGGATATCGCCAAGGACTACCTATCATTTGAGTTGCTTATTTTCGGGAATATGTGGAAATATGTTTTTTTTCATAATTTTAACGGGGCCAAGGAAAGATATGGCATCAAATTTGCGCTTATCATTGTCCTGATTATGTGTGCGGTACGTGGTATTGCCAAACAGTTTATATGGCATTCAGGCACTTTCCTGGAAGGCTTTTTATATCCGTTTGTCCTTTTTGCCATTGGCTCGGCGATACTGCTGCCGATTTATATTTTAAGTAAAACGCATCCTAAGATAGCTTCTATTTTAGAGAAAACGCTTCTAACGATTTGTATTACTATTCTGGCTGCAGTCTTTGTTCTGTTGATTGTTCTGATTCTGAATTTCTGGTTACACTTTCTGTTTTAA
- a CDS encoding helix-turn-helix transcriptional regulator translates to MKIDRLVAIIMVLMERDVIGASELADMFEVSLRTIYRDIEAIGKAGIPIVSSTGPGGGVGIMDSYKMEKRLFSASDITTLLIGLGHIKSSFPGDKLVNTLAKVRGMIPQEEYKQIEMKANQIKIDLSPWYGKGVLPQILDTVRIALDTQRVIRFQYITRKRIESTREVEPCRLLLKDMNWYLQGYCRIHQEYRTFKLIRMKHVQLLEEAYELHNIPMEQFDHHGFPNDVKEVVRLRVDDEIWEDMIAFFGDESLVPDGDRHYIVTTRLPVEEATARLLIGYCDHCVCLEPESMRKLIKELLRRTSVLYFD, encoded by the coding sequence ATGAAAATAGATAGACTTGTTGCAATTATTATGGTGCTCATGGAGCGGGATGTTATTGGAGCTTCCGAGCTGGCGGATATGTTCGAGGTATCCCTACGCACAATCTACCGGGATATTGAAGCCATCGGCAAAGCAGGAATACCCATCGTGTCCTCTACCGGCCCCGGCGGCGGAGTGGGCATTATGGATTCCTACAAGATGGAAAAGCGACTGTTTTCTGCTTCCGATATTACAACGCTTCTCATCGGACTTGGACACATAAAGAGCAGTTTTCCCGGTGATAAGCTGGTCAATACTTTAGCAAAAGTGCGCGGAATGATTCCCCAAGAAGAATATAAACAAATAGAAATGAAGGCAAATCAGATTAAGATAGATTTGTCTCCGTGGTATGGAAAGGGCGTCCTTCCGCAGATATTGGACACGGTACGAATTGCGCTGGATACACAGCGGGTTATTCGATTTCAATATATCACAAGAAAAAGAATTGAAAGTACCCGTGAAGTAGAACCATGCCGCCTGCTTCTAAAAGATATGAACTGGTATCTTCAAGGCTATTGCCGTATTCATCAGGAATACCGCACTTTTAAGCTGATACGCATGAAGCATGTACAGTTGCTTGAAGAAGCTTATGAGCTGCATAATATACCTATGGAACAATTCGATCACCACGGTTTTCCTAATGACGTTAAGGAAGTGGTTCGGCTCCGCGTTGATGATGAGATATGGGAGGATATGATTGCTTTCTTTGGCGATGAAAGTCTTGTACCTGATGGCGACAGGCATTATATCGTTACAACCCGGCTGCCGGTAGAAGAAGCTACGGCACGCTTGCTTATCGGATACTGCGATCATTGTGTCTGTCTGGAACCAGAGAGTATGCGAAAGCTGATCAAGGAACTGCTCAGAAGAACATCTGTACTCTATTTTGATTGA
- a CDS encoding MBL fold metallo-hydrolase — protein sequence MMTNIYPDLYQFTDVLEPIKLSMHQYLLNTEEPVLIQTGAVPQAQATLPMLKELLGDRPLKYILISHFESDECGGLSLVLKEYPNAVAVCSEVTARQLWGFGIAQKVEIKKPGDTLSGKDFEFEVIAYPSAEMHLWEGVLFMEKKRGIFFSSDLMFSMGETHGQVMETTWEDALKASGAEQIPVPYVQKKLIDDLNTLSPAFVASGHGACLKIV from the coding sequence ATGATGACAAATATTTATCCCGATCTGTATCAGTTTACCGATGTGCTGGAGCCGATCAAGCTTTCCATGCACCAATATTTATTAAACACGGAGGAGCCTGTTCTTATCCAAACCGGCGCTGTGCCGCAGGCACAAGCTACCCTGCCCATGCTCAAGGAGCTGCTGGGTGATCGCCCGCTTAAATACATTCTCATTTCACACTTTGAATCGGATGAGTGCGGCGGTCTATCATTGGTTTTGAAGGAATACCCGAACGCCGTTGCTGTTTGTTCAGAGGTCACGGCGCGGCAGCTTTGGGGATTTGGCATCGCACAGAAGGTTGAAATAAAAAAACCGGGCGATACATTGAGCGGAAAGGATTTTGAATTTGAGGTAATCGCTTATCCCTCCGCTGAAATGCATCTGTGGGAAGGCGTTCTGTTCATGGAAAAGAAACGTGGCATCTTTTTCAGTAGCGACCTGATGTTCAGCATGGGCGAAACTCACGGGCAGGTTATGGAAACCACTTGGGAAGATGCGCTGAAGGCCAGCGGAGCAGAGCAAATTCCCGTTCCTTACGTACAAAAAAAGCTGATTGACGATTTAAATACTCTCAGCCCCGCCTTTGTCGCATCCGGCCACGGTGCATGTTTGAAGATAGTATAA
- a CDS encoding helix-turn-helix transcriptional regulator: MQINRFFELIYILLEKHTVTAVEFAERFEVSVRTIYRDVEMLSRAGVPIYMRKGRGGGISLLPGFVLNKTFLTEEEKSEILSSMRAFDAVSLANNKTALDKLSSMLGGQNTDWIEVDFSSWGYFENEAKYFSMLKTAIIEKYVVTFLYASGKAEKLPREVMPLKMAFKGAAWYLYGFCTMRKDYRFFKLRRITELFVTQKRFEMKAPVKVLENQKFDSTFFIKTKMLISKEMAFRVYDEMSHYELTETGDFICELYLPDISTACTYAASFGEHCTILSPDEAISKLKRRLENSLNHYL, translated from the coding sequence ATGCAGATCAACCGGTTTTTTGAGCTTATATATATACTTTTGGAAAAGCATACCGTAACCGCTGTGGAGTTTGCCGAGCGTTTTGAGGTGTCGGTGAGAACCATATATCGTGATGTGGAAATGCTTTCTCGGGCAGGTGTGCCTATTTACATGAGGAAGGGCAGAGGTGGCGGCATATCCCTTTTGCCGGGCTTTGTCCTAAATAAAACATTCCTCACCGAGGAAGAAAAAAGCGAAATTCTCTCCTCTATGCGGGCGTTCGACGCAGTAAGTCTGGCCAATAACAAAACGGCGCTTGACAAGCTTAGCAGTATGCTGGGCGGACAAAACACGGACTGGATTGAAGTTGATTTTTCTTCTTGGGGCTATTTTGAAAATGAGGCGAAGTATTTTTCCATGCTGAAAACCGCAATTATCGAAAAATACGTTGTCACCTTCCTTTACGCAAGCGGAAAGGCTGAAAAACTGCCTCGTGAGGTTATGCCGCTGAAAATGGCGTTCAAAGGGGCGGCGTGGTATCTTTACGGTTTTTGCACCATGCGCAAGGATTACCGCTTTTTTAAACTGAGAAGAATCACCGAGCTTTTTGTAACCCAGAAACGATTTGAGATGAAAGCTCCCGTCAAGGTGCTGGAGAATCAAAAATTCGATAGCACGTTTTTCATAAAGACAAAGATGCTGATTTCAAAAGAGATGGCATTTCGGGTTTATGATGAAATGAGTCATTATGAATTAACTGAAACCGGCGATTTTATATGTGAGCTCTATTTGCCAGATATCAGTACGGCTTGTACTTATGCAGCTTCCTTCGGCGAGCACTGTACGATCCTTTCTCCTGACGAGGCCATTTCCAAGTTGAAACGCAGATTGGAAAATTCCTTAAATCATTATTTATAA
- a CDS encoding GyrI-like domain-containing protein → MNYEIVTLKEKIVVGTGARTGNNDPDCVKIIGGLWQKFMGDGIWESIKNKANAYCIGLYSDYDETSYDVTVGCEVMENGNPELTEKRIVAGQYAVFSVKGDVVKDVADAWEKIWAMPLDRSFSGDFEEYLSNNNGVADIKIYIALK, encoded by the coding sequence ATGAATTATGAAATCGTTACATTGAAAGAGAAAATCGTAGTAGGTACCGGAGCAAGAACAGGGAATAATGACCCCGACTGCGTAAAAATCATCGGTGGCTTATGGCAAAAGTTTATGGGCGATGGCATTTGGGAATCCATAAAGAACAAAGCGAATGCTTATTGTATCGGGCTTTATTCGGATTACGATGAAACTTCCTATGACGTTACCGTCGGCTGTGAGGTTATGGAAAACGGCAACCCCGAGTTGACCGAAAAACGAATTGTCGCCGGACAATATGCTGTGTTCAGTGTTAAAGGCGATGTTGTAAAAGACGTGGCGGACGCATGGGAGAAAATCTGGGCTATGCCTTTAGACAGAAGCTTTTCCGGCGATTTTGAAGAATATCTGAGCAACAATAACGGCGTTGCGGACATTAAAATTTACATTGCGCTAAAATAA
- a CDS encoding helix-turn-helix transcriptional regulator — MKDYHIIHNSTEFYEYLLSITGGQKKITQSGFLYSGETSLLNYEIERLIFTPGFETAFQKLIAKEPFVIRFIPHYEGIELTVFFEDEHWRRLKSIRCRLMFLFEDKSLNQKLEYCIVPGYHYALNIYLERSWLYNFLDIRAFFPYKYADVFAYIPDHEAERFWPALSEMKSVEMNGASKQIFLQAKSMELFSLALDFIAEQKTDHQARALHMRKEDILSLRNIHTEIENNYIDPPTLKELSRKYCVNMRKLTEGYKQLYGTTVYEFVISCRMKRALFCLRNLGLSVSEAAVEAGYVHLSHFIETFRKYYGFSPGEIKCQAK; from the coding sequence ATGAAAGATTATCACATCATCCACAACTCGACAGAGTTCTACGAATACTTGCTGTCCATAACCGGTGGGCAAAAAAAAATCACACAATCAGGCTTTTTATATTCCGGTGAAACGTCCTTACTCAACTATGAAATAGAGCGCTTGATATTCACGCCCGGATTTGAGACAGCTTTTCAAAAGCTCATTGCAAAAGAACCTTTTGTGATCCGCTTTATTCCTCATTACGAAGGAATCGAGCTGACGGTCTTTTTTGAGGATGAGCATTGGCGACGATTAAAGAGCATACGATGCCGGTTGATGTTTTTATTTGAGGACAAATCCCTGAATCAAAAACTGGAATATTGTATCGTCCCCGGCTACCACTATGCGCTCAATATTTATCTGGAACGGTCCTGGTTATATAATTTTCTGGATATAAGAGCATTTTTCCCCTACAAGTATGCGGACGTCTTTGCTTATATTCCCGATCATGAGGCGGAAAGATTCTGGCCCGCATTATCCGAGATGAAAAGCGTTGAAATGAACGGAGCCTCAAAACAGATATTTCTGCAGGCGAAATCAATGGAATTGTTTTCTCTCGCGCTTGATTTTATTGCCGAACAAAAAACGGATCACCAAGCTCGCGCGCTTCATATGCGGAAAGAGGATATTCTTTCGCTGAGAAACATACACACAGAGATTGAAAATAATTATATCGATCCACCGACATTAAAAGAGCTATCGCGAAAGTACTGTGTGAATATGCGCAAACTGACCGAAGGATATAAGCAACTGTATGGCACCACCGTTTACGAATTTGTTATCTCCTGCCGCATGAAGCGAGCCTTGTTCTGTCTGCGCAATTTGGGTCTCAGTGTGTCTGAGGCTGCCGTGGAGGCGGGATATGTCCATCTGAGCCATTTTATAGAAACCTTTCGCAAATATTACGGTTTCTCTCCAGGAGAAATCAAGTGCCAAGCAAAATAA
- a CDS encoding MptD family putative ECF transporter S component — MKALNKKDLINIGIFNAVAVALYFAIGVATSGVPVLHVFGVTPIAALISGAIYLLMVMKVKKKGVFLISGIVQGIVFSLMLGLYASIVIIPLLGFIADMICGNFSAKKLLVTAYGIFMVGIYYGQIFFMLFFTKLYLSFYSGNMLAHKQAAADRITGPIVLLLTLIILAASAIGGALGCRILKKHFVKAGIVS, encoded by the coding sequence ATGAAGGCACTGAATAAAAAAGATCTGATCAACATCGGGATATTTAACGCGGTGGCGGTTGCATTATATTTTGCGATCGGCGTAGCGACATCGGGGGTTCCCGTGCTGCATGTTTTCGGGGTCACGCCGATTGCGGCACTCATCAGCGGGGCCATTTATCTGCTTATGGTAATGAAGGTTAAGAAAAAAGGCGTATTTCTGATATCGGGTATCGTACAGGGGATCGTGTTTTCACTTATGTTGGGCCTGTACGCATCTATTGTGATCATCCCTCTGCTCGGATTTATTGCAGATATGATCTGCGGGAACTTCAGCGCGAAGAAACTGTTGGTCACAGCTTATGGGATTTTTATGGTTGGCATTTATTATGGTCAGATTTTTTTCATGCTGTTTTTCACAAAGCTCTACTTATCGTTTTACAGTGGGAATATGCTGGCGCATAAACAGGCTGCAGCCGACAGGATCACGGGACCGATCGTTTTGCTCTTAACCCTTATCATCCTTGCGGCCAGCGCCATTGGCGGAGCCCTCGGCTGCCGGATACTGAAAAAACACTTTGTCAAGGCGGGTATTGTATCGTGA
- a CDS encoding ATP-binding cassette domain-containing protein: MIRLKDIRFRFEGESQYVLNGLNLEIKKGECLVLAGKSGSGKTTVTRIINGLIPDFYYGELSGEVWIDGKRMRGQELWNQPICGCVFQDPRSQFFTTNTTSEVAFAMENFGFHRNVIRDNLEAAFTDLNMESLKERSLFSLSSGEKQKITVASAYSLHPRILVLDEPGANLDCATTLELARILREMKRKGITIIVSEHRLHYLKDVADRIVVLERGTISAEISANMFLSIPAGFLSSLGLRDIVLRPDKQQPLSNQEPASDESLHVGASELKLDGVYFFYRKNQHVIGGLSFLAHSGEIIGITGTNGTGKTTLIKLISGMLPIRAGRLLLNGKLQNRKDCSRNSHVVLQDVDYQLYTESVEDDIGLGWDDKNKSQKIEDILEALGLTELRARHPGSLSGGQKQRTVIASALVKNKKILILDEPTSGLDYENMRRVSRAIQKKAVAGAIILVVSHDYEFLLNICSRFIKLENGCIVRDEKVINGQELYQCMYGNGNALKKQVSKQPGREPLHPLTKLFAVAAIGISAFIFQSWLSLLLPLMVFTFILASMKEYRVGFGMLAAFTLFSTLNISLTGLFDVQATWGTLFEMIYRMILLVTGAAVFYKSTEITDLIKTLSVLPEEVVLPLAVTLRFIPTIQMEMGSIRDCLNAKGLRYGIISWVASPLQQLEYQLVPLLMRCSTIADELSASCMTRGINSGIKKTSYKSMRLRISDFVMLAATVLLLTAMAWINHFVTWPL; the protein is encoded by the coding sequence GTGATACGGCTCAAAGACATTCGGTTCCGTTTCGAGGGGGAATCCCAATATGTTCTCAACGGCTTGAATTTAGAAATCAAAAAAGGCGAATGCCTTGTTCTTGCAGGGAAAAGCGGAAGCGGGAAAACGACTGTCACGAGGATTATAAACGGCCTGATTCCCGATTTTTATTACGGAGAGCTTTCGGGAGAGGTTTGGATAGACGGGAAAAGGATGCGGGGCCAAGAGCTGTGGAATCAGCCGATTTGCGGCTGCGTGTTTCAAGATCCCCGATCGCAGTTTTTTACGACGAATACGACCAGCGAAGTGGCTTTCGCCATGGAAAATTTCGGTTTTCACAGGAATGTAATCCGCGATAATCTGGAGGCAGCGTTTACTGATTTGAATATGGAATCCTTAAAGGAGAGGAGCCTATTCAGCCTTTCCAGCGGAGAAAAACAGAAGATCACGGTGGCCTCCGCCTATTCCCTTCATCCCCGGATTTTGGTGTTGGACGAGCCCGGCGCCAACCTGGACTGCGCGACCACGCTGGAACTTGCCAGGATCTTGCGGGAAATGAAGCGAAAAGGGATCACGATTATCGTATCGGAACATCGGCTGCATTATCTCAAGGATGTTGCGGACCGGATTGTGGTTCTGGAGCGGGGAACGATATCGGCGGAGATCTCCGCCAATATGTTTTTATCCATTCCAGCAGGATTCTTGAGTTCGTTAGGCCTACGGGATATCGTGCTGAGGCCTGATAAACAGCAGCCGTTGTCAAATCAGGAGCCGGCCTCGGATGAGAGTCTCCATGTGGGAGCTTCGGAATTAAAGCTCGACGGAGTTTATTTTTTCTATCGTAAAAATCAGCATGTTATAGGAGGGCTTTCTTTCCTTGCGCATAGCGGTGAAATCATTGGCATCACCGGAACAAACGGAACGGGCAAAACAACTCTGATCAAGCTGATATCGGGCATGCTGCCGATCAGGGCAGGCCGGCTGCTGTTGAATGGAAAACTTCAGAACCGAAAAGATTGCTCACGAAACAGCCATGTTGTGCTGCAGGATGTCGACTATCAACTCTATACAGAAAGCGTGGAGGACGACATCGGTTTAGGCTGGGATGATAAAAATAAAAGTCAAAAGATTGAGGACATTTTGGAGGCTTTGGGCTTGACTGAACTCCGAGCGCGCCATCCAGGCTCATTGTCGGGCGGGCAAAAACAAAGGACAGTTATCGCTTCGGCTCTCGTAAAAAATAAGAAGATCCTGATACTGGATGAACCCACAAGTGGACTGGATTATGAAAACATGCGCAGAGTCAGCCGGGCCATTCAAAAGAAAGCCGTCGCCGGCGCCATCATACTGGTTGTCTCTCATGACTACGAATTTTTACTGAATATCTGTTCGCGTTTTATTAAGCTGGAAAACGGCTGTATCGTCAGAGATGAAAAAGTCATAAACGGCCAGGAACTTTACCAGTGCATGTATGGAAATGGAAATGCCCTGAAAAAGCAGGTGTCAAAACAACCCGGCCGAGAGCCTCTTCACCCTCTGACAAAGCTCTTTGCCGTTGCCGCAATAGGGATTTCCGCCTTTATATTTCAGTCATGGCTATCCCTTTTACTTCCTCTCATGGTATTTACGTTTATCCTGGCCTCCATGAAGGAATACCGCGTTGGATTCGGCATGTTGGCGGCTTTTACCCTGTTTTCCACTCTTAACATTTCTTTGACCGGTCTTTTCGACGTGCAGGCAACCTGGGGAACTCTTTTTGAGATGATCTACAGAATGATACTGCTGGTGACAGGTGCGGCCGTTTTTTACAAATCCACCGAAATAACCGATCTCATCAAGACGTTGTCCGTTTTACCCGAGGAAGTTGTTCTCCCTTTGGCCGTCACACTGCGTTTTATTCCCACCATACAAATGGAAATGGGGTCTATTCGGGATTGCCTCAACGCAAAAGGTTTGAGGTATGGGATAATCAGCTGGGTTGCTTCACCCTTGCAGCAGTTGGAATACCAGCTTGTTCCTCTTTTGATGCGCTGCTCGACCATAGCGGACGAGCTTTCAGCGTCCTGTATGACAAGAGGAATAAACTCCGGAATAAAGAAAACCTCCTACAAGTCCATGCGGCTGAGGATTTCGGATTTTGTCATGCTTGCCGCAACCGTTCTTCTGCTTACAGCAATGGCATGGATCAATCATTTTGTCACCTGGCCTTTATAA
- a CDS encoding helix-turn-helix transcriptional regulator, which yields MKNKKLKIARIECDMSQEDLANIVGVTRQTIGLIESGNYNPTLKLCIAICKALHKNLNDLFWEEP from the coding sequence GTGAAAAACAAGAAACTCAAAATTGCCAGAATTGAATGTGATATGAGCCAGGAGGATTTGGCTAATATTGTTGGGGTCACACGGCAAACTATTGGTTTGATAGAATCCGGGAATTATAATCCAACATTGAAACTTTGCATTGCGATATGTAAAGCTCTTCATAAAAATCTAAACGACTTATTTTGGGAGGAACCATAA
- a CDS encoding DUF6773 family protein — translation MKIKKIKDERVLQLNNKIQSEAYFVVLFLAAASVFIKCYVMDMSFSQYAVELGIIILSTAYIAVRSMVVGYNFMNTSKGGKALIVSAVLALSLAISIINGIRNYSLYGDKYTGVFDGLFIAVFVITFISVAVFISVVFALLYWFNRKGQQRIEKKLNEEDEQD, via the coding sequence ATGAAAATCAAAAAAATCAAAGATGAACGTGTCTTACAATTAAACAACAAGATTCAAAGTGAAGCCTATTTTGTAGTGCTATTCCTTGCGGCTGCTTCTGTTTTTATTAAATGCTATGTGATGGATATGTCTTTCTCACAGTATGCCGTTGAACTCGGTATTATTATTTTATCAACAGCTTACATTGCAGTAAGGAGCATGGTGGTCGGATACAATTTTATGAATACGTCTAAAGGTGGAAAGGCATTAATAGTATCGGCTGTTTTAGCTTTAAGCCTTGCGATAAGCATTATAAATGGAATAAGAAATTATTCCCTATACGGTGATAAGTACACTGGAGTATTCGACGGACTTTTTATTGCAGTGTTCGTGATTACTTTTATTTCTGTAGCTGTTTTTATCTCCGTTGTATTTGCTCTTCTATATTGGTTCAATAGGAAAGGACAGCAAAGGATTGAGAAAAAACTAAATGAAGAAGATGAACAGGATTGA
- a CDS encoding erythromycin esterase family protein, translated as MQNEKWILSIIIMAILSVSLLAGCENKTAAVSADLSVLQTDISTLTVSENVQVVGLGEASHGTKEYQQMKAEVFKALVANNGCRTFIIEGDFGGALKVDAYIHGAEGTAKDVVGEIGFNIYHTHEMANLVDWMRSYNKDAPEGKDLHFYGMDIQRYDNNKEYLFSVLDVAAPALSKKYKSLSQLTDETRLTLSADVLYKSKTDVLGLLKEMDASKADIAAISGQTAFDFARESANTIYECSEILLSNNSDYNSLRDKYMSEKVNWFLQHRDDSVLFINGHNGHIGKTSTSGYTCLGELLTKDIGKSYFAIGTDAEDTEFNSQDNNGNFSVMEVKNRNELNSLLYNVERNFYYIDFSKVIDDENWQKLLDGQQKITTLNVGISGWQKLLKSFYTTTIVPNDTFDGMIVFKKVSPTTLCG; from the coding sequence ATGCAAAATGAAAAATGGATTTTAAGTATTATTATAATGGCAATATTGAGCGTTAGCCTGCTTGCAGGGTGTGAAAATAAAACAGCCGCAGTATCAGCCGATTTATCTGTCTTACAAACAGACATCAGCACCTTGACTGTATCTGAAAATGTGCAGGTTGTGGGACTTGGAGAAGCAAGCCACGGCACAAAAGAATATCAACAAATGAAAGCAGAAGTATTCAAGGCATTAGTCGCAAACAATGGCTGTCGAACATTCATTATTGAAGGCGACTTTGGCGGAGCATTAAAGGTAGACGCTTATATTCATGGAGCAGAGGGAACCGCTAAAGATGTTGTTGGAGAAATTGGTTTTAATATTTATCACACACATGAAATGGCTAATTTGGTGGATTGGATGCGTTCCTATAATAAAGACGCTCCCGAGGGAAAAGACTTGCATTTTTATGGAATGGATATACAGCGATACGATAACAACAAGGAATACCTGTTTTCCGTATTAGATGTGGCTGCACCGGCGCTAAGTAAAAAATATAAGTCCCTTTCACAATTAACTGATGAAACAAGGTTGACATTAAGCGCAGATGTTTTGTATAAGTCTAAAACAGATGTTTTAGGATTGTTGAAAGAAATGGATGCTTCTAAAGCAGATATTGCAGCCATTTCTGGGCAAACCGCCTTTGATTTTGCAAGGGAAAGCGCAAATACAATCTATGAATGTAGCGAAATACTGTTAAGCAATAATTCCGATTATAACTCCTTGCGGGATAAATATATGTCTGAAAAAGTAAACTGGTTTTTACAGCACCGCGATGATAGTGTACTTTTTATTAATGGCCATAACGGCCATATTGGGAAAACCTCAACTTCCGGCTACACTTGCTTGGGAGAATTACTGACTAAAGACATAGGAAAAAGCTACTTTGCGATTGGGACAGACGCAGAAGATACAGAATTTAATTCACAAGATAATAATGGGAATTTTAGTGTTATGGAAGTTAAAAATCGAAATGAATTAAATAGTCTACTCTACAATGTTGAGAGAAATTTTTACTATATTGACTTCTCAAAAGTGATTGATGATGAAAATTGGCAAAAACTTTTGGACGGACAACAAAAGATTACGACGTTAAACGTAGGAATTTCCGGTTGGCAAAAACTTTTGAAATCCTTTTATACAACAACCATTGTTCCAAATGATACATTTGATGGAATGATTGTTTTCAAAAAGGTTTCTCCGACAACACTTTGCGGATAA
- a CDS encoding PLP-dependent aminotransferase family protein has translation MDFQMARRMSDIKASEIREILKITEKSEVISFAGGLPAPELFPVEEIKRVNKMVLDRDGQRALQYSTTEGFRPLREWIAHRMNSRLGTSFDCDNILVTHGSQQALDLSGKVFLDEGDVVFCESPTYLAAITAFRAYGCSFIEIPTDDEGMIISELVTQLEKCENAKLLYIIPDFQNPTGRTWSLERRKELADISARFGVAVVEDNPYGELRFEGKTLPSVKSFDIAGNILCTGTFSKIFCPGYRIGWIAGDKKIIRQYVLVKQGTDLQCNTIAQMEISKYLELYDIDAHINKIRTIYRKRRDLSVQTMEEVFPTGVSFTRPQGGLFAWVELPAHINSRDVLEKCLEQNVAFVPGGSFFPNGGKENTFRINFSNMSEEKIVEGLNRLGAVLNKFID, from the coding sequence ATGGATTTTCAAATGGCGAGAAGAATGTCTGATATAAAGGCTTCTGAAATAAGAGAAATCCTGAAGATAACGGAGAAATCGGAAGTCATTTCATTTGCAGGGGGCTTACCTGCGCCTGAGCTGTTTCCTGTTGAAGAAATCAAGCGGGTTAATAAAATGGTTTTGGACAGGGACGGGCAAAGGGCCTTACAATATTCAACGACGGAAGGGTTTAGGCCATTGCGCGAGTGGATTGCCCATCGTATGAACAGTAGATTAGGAACATCTTTTGATTGTGATAACATTCTCGTTACGCATGGATCGCAACAAGCACTTGATTTATCTGGAAAAGTGTTCCTTGATGAAGGCGATGTGGTATTTTGCGAAAGTCCCACTTATTTGGCTGCTATCACCGCATTTAGAGCTTACGGCTGTTCATTCATAGAAATTCCTACAGATGACGAAGGCATGATTATTTCCGAACTCGTAACCCAACTTGAAAAATGTGAAAATGCCAAACTGCTTTATATCATACCTGATTTTCAAAATCCCACGGGCAGAACGTGGAGCCTTGAACGCCGCAAAGAGTTAGCTGATATTTCAGCACGTTTTGGCGTTGCCGTCGTTGAGGACAATCCTTATGGAGAGCTTCGATTTGAAGGAAAGACCTTACCGTCGGTAAAATCTTTCGATATAGCCGGAAATATTCTTTGTACAGGTACGTTTTCTAAAATATTTTGTCCTGGATACCGTATCGGGTGGATCGCAGGTGATAAAAAGATAATTCGTCAATATGTGCTCGTAAAACAAGGAACCGATTTGCAATGTAATACCATTGCACAAATGGAGATTTCCAAATATCTTGAGCTTTATGATATTGATGCGCATATTAATAAAATTCGCACGATTTACAGAAAAAGGCGGGATTTATCAGTTCAAACCATGGAAGAGGTGTTTCCAACCGGAGTTTCATTTACAAGGCCACAGGGGGGCCTTTTCGCTTGGGTGGAATTGCCCGCTCATATAAATTCTCGTGATGTCCTTGAGAAATGCCTGGAACAGAATGTGGCCTTTGTTCCCGGCGGTTCATTTTTCCCAAATGGAGGAAAAGAAAATACATTTCGGATCAATTTTTCTAATATGTCCGAGGAAAAAATAGTTGAAGGACTTAACCGTTTAGGGGCCGTATTAAATAAATTCATTGATTAG